The Oncorhynchus tshawytscha isolate Ot180627B linkage group LG20, Otsh_v2.0, whole genome shotgun sequence genome has a window encoding:
- the naif1 gene encoding nuclear apoptosis-inducing factor 1 yields MASNTKKRKMNFSEREVEIIVEEIEKQKHTLVNHFNAGVTHIAKNNAWIEILKKVNAVTTCPRELAEVKKKWSDMKTEVRRKVAQARAAIEETTTDCTPVHVILTAMQQRICNLLGEATIISLPTGDPDAEITLPVTMSSATTVTLTESLQTASASCEETKLDVETTYHTLEEGGVVEYCTTTEATPTVVTAVESHPVEMLTSVSSSPPHTQAKPQELKSRIALNSARLLQEQRVTNVHVRQIAQHLEGQNELLQMIRRSQEAQAYAQERQAQALEGTQAALLALVQMMRPALKDLRKFLQSGTDNSNNSSGAAAEGSEQRPKTPPPQPADEG; encoded by the exons ATGGCATCgaatacaaaaaaaagaaaaatgaatTTTTCAGAGAGGGAGGTCGAAATTATTGTGGAGGAAATAGAGAAACAAAAGCACACACTCGTTAACCACTTCAATGCTGGAGTCACTCACATAGCAAAGAATAACGCGTGGATAGAAATTCTGAAGAAGGTGAACGCTGTAACAACATGCCCAAGAGAGTTGGCTGAAGTCAAGAAGAAGTGGTCGGATATGAAGACCGAGGTGAGGCGCAAAGTGGCCCAGGCTAGGGCGGCAATTGAGGAGACCACTACCGACTGCACTCCGGTTCACGTCATCCTCACTGCTATGCAGCAGCGTATTTGTAACCTTTTGGGAGAGGCGACTATCATCAGTTTACCTACTGGAGACCCAGATGCTGAGATAACTTTACCTGTTACTATGAGTTCAGCCACCACCGTGACACTCACAGAGA GCCTTCAGACAGCTTCAGCATCATGCGAGGAGACTAAATTAGATG TCGAGACCACATACCACACATTGGAAGAAGGAGGTGTGGTGGAGTACTGCACCACCACTGAAGCCACGCCCACCGTGGTGACCGCTGTGGAGTCGCATCCGGTGGAGATGCTGACGTCAGTGTCGTCTTCTCCGCCACACACCCAGGCCAAGCCCCAGGAGCTGAAGAGCCGCATCGCCCTCAACTCAGCCCGGCTCCTCCAAGAACAGCGGGTCACCAATGTGCACGTGAGGCAGATTGCCCAGCACCTGGAGGGCCAGAACGAGCTGCTGCAGATGATCCGGAGGTCCCAGGAAGCACAGGCCTACGCCCAGGAGAGGCAGGCCCAGGCCCTGGAGGGAACCCAGGCAGCCCTGCTGGCCCTGGTTCAGATGATGAGGCCTGCTCTCAAGGACCTGAGGAAGTTCCTGCAGAGCGGGACTGACAACTCCAACAACAGCTCTGGGGCTGCTGCAGAGGGTTCAGAACAGAGGCCCAAGACCCCGCCTCCACAGCCAGCAGACGAAGGCTAA